In Juglans regia cultivar Chandler chromosome 13, Walnut 2.0, whole genome shotgun sequence, the following proteins share a genomic window:
- the LOC109012407 gene encoding inositol-tetrakisphosphate 1-kinase 1-like, which yields MSDPSPRYRIGYALSPKKELSFIQDSLIDHANQRGVDLIRIHPTKPITEQGPFDCIIHKLYGREWNQQLHQFSIEHPNVTVIDPPEAIEKLHNRVSMLQVVTRLRMPQGNEAFGVPNQRVVYKSETLMAPNATQEVGLRLPVIAKQVSADGSANSHEMCLVLNPNGLKKLKTPIVLQEFVNHGGVIFKVYVAGEYINCVKRKSLPDISEEKLNNGDTEGLLSFSQISNSARNEDEEDSCSDAEKSEPPPLEFVTELARGLREEMGLRLFNFDMIKDGRDGNRYLVIDINYFPGYAKMPSYESVLVDFFLDIVTKKRNKTVGLEEEHQDISHGGHIEEKNL from the coding sequence ATGTCCGATCCATCTCCAAGGTACCGCATAGGATATGCTCTTTCCCCCAAGAAGGAACTAAGCTTCATCCAGGACTCTCTCATCGATCACGCTAACCAGCGCGGCGTCGATCTCATCCGCATCCATCCCACCAAGCCCATCACTGAACAGGGACCCTTCGATTGCATCATCCACAAGCTGTACGGACGCGAATGGAATCAGCAGCTGCACCAGTTCTCGATCGAACACCCAAACGTCACCGTAATCGATCCGCCGGAGGCCATCGAGAAGCTCCACAACCGGGTCTCCATGCTCCAGGTGGTGACCCGGCTGAGAATGCCTCAAGGAAACGAAGCCTTCGGGGTTCCAAACCAAAGAGTGGTGTACAAGTCGGAGACTCTGATGGCTCCGAATGCGACTCAGGAGGTGGGGCTAAGGTTGCCGGTGATAGCGAAGCAGGTGTCTGCGGACGGCAGCGCGAATTCGCACGAGATGTGCTTGGTGTTAAATCCGAACgggttgaagaagctgaaaacACCAATCGTGCTGCAGGAGTTCGTAAACCACGGCGGGGTGATTTTTAAGGTGTACGTGGCGGGAGAGTACATCAACTGCGTGAAGCGCAAGTCGCTTCCAGATATATCCGAAGAGAAGCTGAATAACGGTGATACGGAGGGTCTGTTGTCATTTTCGCAGATATCGAATTCGGCGAGAAATGAAGATGAGGAGGATAGTTGTTCCGATGCTGAGAAGTCAGAACCGCCGCCATTGGAGTTTGTGACGGAGTTGGCGAGGGGGTTGAGGGAGGAGATGGGGCTTCGGCTCTTTAACTTCGATATGATCAAGGATGGTAGAGATGGGAATAGGTATCTTGTCATCGATATCAATTACTTCCCTGGGTATGCCAAAATGCCGTCCTATGAATCGGTTTTGGTGGATTTTTTCTTAGACATTGTTACCAAGAAGAGGAACAAGACTGTTGGGTTGGAGGAAGAACATCAAGACATCAGCCATGGTGGTCACATTGAAGAGAAGAACTTGTGA
- the LOC109012417 gene encoding secreted RxLR effector protein 161-like, which translates to MEVSQEEDGIFCSQKKYTEDLLKMFNMTGCKLVATPLIPNEKLRNEDGVKKVDASTYRSLVRSLLYLFNTRPDILFATSLLSRFMQCPSQIHFGTAKRILRYLQGTIGLGMWYKKSSGTKLVGFTDSDTAGSTDDMRSTFGYCFGLGSGMFSWSSKKQGNVAQSTIEAKYVATA; encoded by the coding sequence ATGGAAGTAAGCCAAGAAGAAGATGGAATATTTTGTTCCCAAAAGAAATACACAGAAGATTTGTTGAAAATGTTTAATATGACAGGTTGCAAGTTAGTTGCAACACCATTGATTCCTAATGAAAAGCTAAGAAACGAAGATGGTGTCAAGAAAGTGGATGCATCAACCTATAGAAGCTTAGTGAGAAGTCTGCTTTATTTATTCAATACCAGACCTGATATTCTATTTGCTACCAGTTTGCTTTCAAGGTTTATGCAATGTCCAAGTCAGATTCACTTTGGAACTGCTAAGAGAATTCTAAGGTACTTGCAAGGAACAATTGGTTTGGGCATGTGGTACAAGAAATCTTCAGGAACAAAGCTGGTTGGCTTCACTGATAGTGACACGGCAGGTTCTACAGATGACATGCGAAGTACTTTTGGTTACTGTTTTGGTCTTGGATCTGGTATGTTTTCATGGAgctcaaagaaacaaggaaatgTAGCTCAATCCACAATCGAGGCAAAGTATGTTGCTACTGCTTGA